From the genome of Patagioenas fasciata isolate bPatFas1 chromosome 17, bPatFas1.hap1, whole genome shotgun sequence, one region includes:
- the LOC136109336 gene encoding somatomedin-B and thrombospondin type-1 domain-containing protein-like, with the protein MHSVLLTILVNFINSAQTMEQRAGMARGSGAEGNGLCPPPSPGAVRLGLLAQPSLLTQRSPSCWESHPVGLTGSGSMHGLLLCGGWLLATGYLVGAAGGCWQRCCPGRNNACWAPGTHRARCYCDSYCQRTGDCCEDYRAACRRAAVSCVVGPWGPWSGCSSPCGVGSRARSRQVTVPPRHGGEPCPDLKQRRGCLGEHPTCGTAREVAKILPDSFSQDFRDPWRRTELLLHEEPSSSPLPSYCGYFRLTQVGPPCRGQAWTRHLHRDRRVCVECRGDTSHRRPHCTGHGLQGARTFWVAASVAGCQGSWVQEGLQEGCVCSPPALIFV; encoded by the exons ATGCACAGCGTTTTATTAACCATCCTGGTTAATTTTATTAACTCCGCCCAGACCATGGAGCAAAGAGCTGGGATGGCAAGGGGCAGTGGAGCAGAAGGGAACGGGCTTTGTCCCCCGCCCAGCCCCGGGGCGGTGCGGCTGGGGCTCCTGGCACAGCCCTCGCTCCTCACCCAGCGCTCGCCGTCCTGTTGGGAAAGCCATCCCGTGGGGCTCACGGGGTCCGGCAGCATGCACGGGCTGCTGCTCTGTGGGGGCTGGCTGCTGGCCACCGGCTACCTGGTGGGTGCCGCGGGCGGGTGCTGGCAGCGGTGCTGCCCGGGCAGGAACAACGCCTGCTGGGCCCCGGGCACCCACCGGGCTCGCTGCTACTGCGACTCGTACTGCCAGAGGACAGGCGACTGCTGCGAGGACTACCGTGCTGCGTGCCGCCGTGCCG CAGTGAGCTGCGTGGTGGGGCCCTGGGGGCCGTGGAGCGGGTGCAGCTCCCCATGCGGGGTgggcagcagggcccgcagccgccAGGTCACCGTCCCGCCGCGGCACGGAGGGGAGCCCTGTCCTGACCTCAAGCAGCGCCGTGGCTGCCTGGGGGAGCATCCGACCTGTGGGACAGCCAGAG AAGTGGCCAAGATATTACCTGACTCCTTCAGCCAGGACTTCAGGGATCCCTGGCGGAGAACCGAGCTGCTGCTGCACGAGGAGCCGTCCAG ctcccccctccccagctACTGCGGCTATTTCCGCCTGACGCAGGTAGGGCCCCCCTGCCGCGGGCAGGCCTGGACCCGCCACCTGCACCGGGACAGGCGGGTGTGCGTCGAGTGCCGGGGGGACACATCCCACCGCCGTCCCCATTGCACCGGGCACGGGCTGCAAGGAGCCAG GACATTCTGGGTGGCCGCCTCCGTGGCGGGGTGTCAGGGCTCGTGGGTGCAGGAGGGGCTGCAGGAGGGCTGTGTCTGCTCCCCGCCAGCCCTCATCTTCGTGTAG
- the TSSK2 gene encoding testis-specific serine/threonine-protein kinase 2, whose product MDDVAVLGKKGYTLKKEVGEGSYGKVKCAYCDRLKCEVAIKIIDKKKTPRDFLERFLPREIEALKRLRHPSIIKTYEIFETSAGKVYIVMELGKKGDLLDHIKLEGAMKEDIARIKFQQLASAIKHCHDLDFAHRDLKCENILLDEHLNIKLSDFGFSKYLSRDENGKPILSKTFCGSAAYAAPEVLQGIPCDPRISDIWSLGVILYTMVYALMPFDDSNVKKMISVQKQRRIPFPSSHHLTVECKDLIYQLLQPDVSLRMHIDQVLKHSWLQNPKSKICSPVPTAKEGECSRKPQEGKPEHKQSPKSHSAKGKIEKETYPLKDGWF is encoded by the coding sequence ATGGATGATGTTGCGGTGCTTGGAAAGAAAGGCTACACCCTGAAGAAGGAGGTGGGAGAAGGCTCCTACGGCAAAGTGAAATGCGCCTACTGTGACCGGCTGAAATGCGAGGTGGCCATCAAGATAATAGACAAAAAGAAAACTCCACGGGACTTCCTAGAAAGGTTTCTCCCCAGGGAAATAGAAGCTTTGAAACGTTTGCGCCACCCCTCGATCATCAAAACCTATGAGATTTTTGAGACATCAGCCGGGAAAGTGTACATCGTGATGGAGCTGGGGAAAAAGGGAGACCTCCTGGATCACATCAAGCTCGAGGGGGCTATGAAAGAGGACATCGCTCGCATCAAGTTTCAGCAGTTGGCTTCTGCCATCAAGCACTGCCATGACTTGGACTTTGCTCACAGGGACCTGAAATGTGAGAACATCCTTCTCGATGAACACCTCAACATCAAGCTGTCGGACTTTGGCTTTTCCAAATACTTGTCTCGGGATGAAAATGGAAAACCTATCCTCAGCAAAACCTTCTGTGGGTCTGCTGCGTACGCAGCCCCCGAGGTACTACAGGGCATTCCTTGTGACCCTCGGATTTCTGATATATGGAGCCTGGGTGTCATCCTGTATACAATGGTCTATGCTTTAATGCCATTTGATGATTCCAACGTCAAGAAAATGATCAGTGTTCAGAAACAACGCAGGATTCCCTTCCCCAGCTCACACCACCTGACTGTAGAGTGCAAGGACCTTATTTACCAACTGCTCCAGCCCGATGTGTCTCTGAGGATGCACATTGATCAAGTTTTGAAACACTCATGGCTGCAGAATCCAAAATCCAAAATCTGCTCCCCTGTGCCAACTGCAAAAGAGGGTGAGTGTTCCCGAAAGCCACAAGAAGGAAAGCCTGAACACAAGCAGTCACCCAAATCTCATTCTGCAAAAGGGAAAATAGAGAAGGAAACGTATCCTCTCAAGGATGGTTGGTTTTAG
- the GSC2 gene encoding homeobox protein goosecoid-2 produces the protein MSSEPVSDANTSRRGLKKPCSFSIEDILSSPAETSPQVLVPLCLRGILDCTPKGLCELESIPASSLQEEEEDEELEGTGCSCCCCSHTSARSLQDLPSWLDARFPWPMRLLHSAVRVCKSPQGNPSELQTFHQLQRRTRRHRTIFTEDQLQALETLFHQNQYPDVITREHLANRIHLKEERVEVWFKNRRAKWRHQKRASASALILQGTKKPPEESC, from the exons ATGTCTTCAGAGCCGGTGTCTGATGCCAACACCAGCAGGAGAGGCCTCAAGAAACCATGTTCCTTCAGCATCGAGGACATCCTCTCCAGCCCAGCGGAGACGAGTCCCCAGGTCCTGGTCCCGCTGTGCCTGCGGGGCATCTTGGACTGCACGCCCAAGGGGCTGTGTGAGCTGGAGAGCATCCCGGCCAGCtccctgcaggaggaggaggaggacgaggagctgGAAGGGacaggctgcagctgctgctgctgttcccacACAAGCGCCCGTTCCCTGCAGGACTTGCCGAGTTGGCTGG ACGCCCGGTTCCCCTGGCCCATGCGGCTCCTCCACTCGGCCGTCAGGGTCTGCAAGAGTCCCCAGGGGAACCCGAGTGAGCTGCAGACTTTCCACCAGCTCCAGCGCCGGACACGCCGGCACCGCACCATCTTCACCGAGGACCAGCTGCAGGCCCTGGAGACGCTTTTCCATCAGAACCAGTACCCGGACGTCATCACCCGTGAGCACCTGGCGAACCGCATCCACCTGAAGGAGGAGAGGGTGGAG GTTTGGTTTAAAAATCGACGGGCCAAGTGGCGGCACCAGAAGAGGGCATCTGCTTCAGCGCTGATCCTTCAAGGCACCAAGAAGCCCCCCGAGGAGAGCTGTTAG
- the LOC136109318 gene encoding tRNA (32-2'-O)-methyltransferase regulator THADA-like, with amino-acid sequence MGAEREARACAAFYGATGIAQPVLSCLRCLQQFAGSTAKRCKDKHLEEALLLSRALSDALQALGEAEARPLLRCVLAFQMEATGSSSSFQKLEQIVTQLAVGKEALLAQEVGTLLAGLAPQGEVLSPGDLQSVCMFVEESSLGRQHWRQNLSLLLQRLATTLHWVLHSQPMPGGTWGYLAVRACLQLFQALPKDVAPLVWSTTGKSEALQNLLGLLLEVAWGKALNKDTRLLAGTALSMLVNTAPQPERGASAVLALFQLPDRGAGELKFGELVVEAPHTLEPDGLEKLVLTRGLLTCCKTDILSCQLESFTHKACLLLDVIFPAVCGLTREHKDCHYYCFQACALWLQRLRDSLPAIWLLTGTRVLDQDTELLQQLTQLVWDNAEMPVEGVSEFIHSSFRLLLEIYHLECQHFQDQERPLYRQMLQRVVSMPWQIKARYVPLCAIVPYVGSQQVLDAYPDLPQHLLSCLSTNHLCPAATDVYRALVRQQCAEGQDGQQGAGTALAERWALRWLPLLSQGLRSPLPILQSNVTNHLLAWTLRQLPAAQEALAAQFGGQDTASLRAWISLLKAQQGVSGALLLQDEVLERLCCCLGAREEGIRLAALGLLCCSPSTNRPLSDTKVRLLREFLPLNLNCDSSSFRQLLQAAVRKALVRLRDSSLAQLRGKAPQGAQPSRGEGQLAQAVGFVEWLLQLSIASLSPASNYQRKKTALLLLAAVLETCTDTWSPARKKGQPPRTMATLLSYARQSGCWDFFSQPNLLALLSCLQDSTNEIRDLASELLVRFFPATFPEPITQALFQLAQDALGSPRVQEAEAGAVLMKTILQKSDSGTMKSLALEAEASLTLPNRGLCFAQHLLHVLQAQYAAACQDLLRAAATAPMHGAITALRRCLLQVPEVAASMRAAELAQSWQEFLTRLVTTARDITSLLLGALQSQQGPGANEQAAAPSFADMGNAIGSLIALGKGQGQEEEEDDSVLLSEEHSLILTCCWVSVKEIGLLLGGLAELLLDPALPSGSESLLPLPTLQVAARVFQEILLRCRHWGAVEGCSMGFTKFCAALLNHPDTELQAIPQTMLEQGLEALSGPRSSSITRRAAGFPMLFLCIVSGEDPAQARPLLARCIHALLALATTALPQDWDQTLDLPQVCALHVLQTLVRGTGLGSALLRHATPMVALALRGLASPCWAMRNAAIQLFSALTSRLLGQQRSRGEGSPAEGVSLQAFLGQHPQLGTVLLGELGAATEPMPRGPCLHPALHAVLTLLAQLQPGPDGPDRPSAPFLEPLLGLAGSPIYAVRAMAAKALVPVVPLPQRQGVLLQLSQQLPTAPGQVRSHNAVHGHLLQLRALLDCPPGSDGLSAEALRPVALQLETRGWLLTPAQRCPLVRAAFLQVLALLPASFSPSFTQTIHDAISAELGSLAPEAKLGCSEPQVGLAVLHQTMARFVCSQAAGLAGAERISAVCSLLRQPNPDVQLAVLSWVITREGETCEELEKALRLTLLESLGSVLRERRDKEFLRLYLEALLHLYRDPSSWSQEASRKLQGSSAACLEMLLHMVEAECPGPDLLFQALCATSLLLTHWFEDEDSTLVERWCRALEECSRSASSELVRLAAARSLQTAGADVVQRSLHNTRPSLVPVALRLINVGIHLLQDEEREVRHEASGFASLLRQDPSKPFQNSCVFVQDNVGLLGLLQLLLGEFGDHPKTFDLLLQHLPILDLRGIVEELEANKATSLYKEDEPNVFAEPAILAQQLLPVLLQLLERAPSSSSLRASALRWLAAAGPGVLRDLQYCKHSWSQGAAAREGMKALGCAKLHVAVAALLARARLVARALWVLGDSAAAVPGLGCGAQELEQELVMAQGLLAQHGLAPAPSQSHVPEEPGPPGLLSGAA; translated from the exons ATGGGAGCGGAGCGGGAGGCGCGGGCCTGCGCCGCCTTCTACGGGGCAACGGGCATCGCCCAGCCCGTGCTctcctgcctgcgctgcctgcagcAGTTTGCGGG GAGCACTGCCAAGAGATGCAAAGACAAGCACCTGGAGGAGGCTCTGCTGCTGTCGCGGGCGCTGAGTGATGCTCTGCAGGCACTGGGTGAGGCGGAGGCACGGCCCCTGCTCCGCTGTGTCCTGGCTTTCCAGATGGAGGCAaccggcagctccagctccttccaGAAACTAGAACAG ATCGTGACCCAGCTGGCGGTGGGGAAGGAAGCCCTCCTGGCCCAGGaggtgggcacactgctggccggCCTGGCACCGCAGGGAGAG GTGCTgtctcctggggacctccagTCAG TGTGCATGTTTGTGGAGGAGAGCAGCCTGGGCCGGCAGCACTGGCGGCAGaacctgtccctgctgctgcagcgCCTGGCCACCACCTTGCACTGGGTGCTGCACAGCCAGCCCATGCCTGGCGGCACGTGGGGCTACCTGGCTGTCAGG gcATGCCTCCAGCTCTTCCAGGCACTGCCGAAGGACGTGGCCCCCCTGGTGTGGAGCACGACGGGGAAGAGTGAAGCCCTGCAGAACCTCCTAGGGCTGCTGCTGGAGGTGGCCTGGGGAAAG GCCCTGAACAAGGACACGCGGCTGCTGGCGGGCACAGCCCTGAGCATGCTGGTGAACACAGCCCCGCAGCCCGAGCGCGGGGCCAGCGCCGTGCTGGCCCTCTTCCAGCTGCCTGACCGAG GTGCAGGGGAACTGAAGTTTGGGGAGCTGGTGGTGGAGGCCCCCCACACCCTGGAGCCAGATGGGCTGGAGAAACTGGTGCTCACCAGAGGTTTGCTGACGTGCTGCAAGACAGACATCCTCAGCTGCCAGCTGGAGAGCTTCACCCACAAG GCCTGCCTGCTGCTGGACGTGATCTTTCCTGCTGTGTGTGGCCTGACCAGGGAGCATAAGGACTGCCACTACTACTGCTTCCAAG CCTGTGCCCTGTGGCTGCAGCGCCTGCGGGACAGCCTGCCCGCCATCTGGCTCCTGACGGGGACCCGCGTCCTGGACCAGGACACCGAGCTGCTCCAGCAACTCACCCAGCTGGTGTGGGACAATGCAGAGATGCCG GTGGAAGGGGTGTCCGAGTTCATCCACAGCTCCTTCCGACTGCTCCTGGAGATCTACCACCTCGAGTGCCAGCACTTCCAGGACCAGGAGAGACCCCTCTACCGACAGATGCTGCAGAGGGTGGTCTCAATGCCATGGCAAATCAAAGCCAGATACGTGCCCCTGTGTGCCATTGTCCCCTATGTGGGGAGCCAGCAG GTGCTGGACGCCTACCCGGACCTGCCGCAGCACCTCCTGAGTTGCCTCTCCACCAACCACCTGTGTCCCGCAGCCACCGACGTCTATAGGGCGCTGGTGCGGCAGCAGTGTGCCGAGGGGCAGGATGGGCAGCAGGGAGCGGGGACAGCTCTGGCAGAGCGGTGGGCACTGCGCTGGCTGCCCCTGCTCTCCCAGGGGCTCCGCTCCCCCCTGCCCATCCTGCAGAGCAATGTCACCAACCACCTCCTCGCCTGGACCCTGCGGCAGCTGCCAGCTGCCCAGGAAGCCCTGGCCGCCCAGTTTGGCGGCCAGGACACGGCATCACTCCGGGCTTGGATCTcactgctgaaggcacagcagggcgTGTCAGGGGCTCTGTTGCTGCAGGACGAGGTGCTGGAGcggctctgctgctgcctgggggCCCGCGAGGAGGGGATTCGGCTGGCGGCACTGGGGCTTCTCTGCTGCAGCCCGAGCACCAACCGTCCCCTCTCAGACACCAAGGTGCGGCTGCTGCGGGAGTTCCTGCCCCTCAACCTCAACTGCGACTCCTCCTCGTTCcggcagctgctgcaggcagcggTGAGGAAGGCGCTGGTGCGGCTGCGGGACAGCTCGCTGGCACAGCTGCGCGGGAAGGCGCCCCAGGGTGCCCAGCCGAGCCGGGGAGAAGGGCAGCTCGCCCAGGCAGTAG GCTTTGTGGAGTGGCTACTGCAGCTCAGCATTGCCTCGCTCAGTCCAGCCTCCAACTACCAGAGGAAGAAGACAGCTCTGCTCCTCCTGGCTGCAGTTTTGGAGACCTGTACAGACACCTGGAGCCCTGCGAGGAAGAAGGGGCAGCCCCCGC GGACCATGGCCACGCTGCTGAGCTACGCCAGGCAGAGCGGATGTTGGGACTTCTTCTCCCAGCCCAATTTGTTGGCACTGCTAAGCTGCTTGCAGGACAGCACTAATGAG ATCAGAGATTTGGCCTCAGAGCTGCTCGTCCGCTTCTTCCCCGCCACATTCCCCGAGCCCATCACCCAGGCTCTGTTCCAGCTGGCccaggatgccctgggcagcccacgGGTGCAGGAGGCTGAAGCCGGAGCTGTGCTGATGAAGACCATCCTGCAAAA GTCAGACAGTGGCACCATGAAGAGCCTGGCTTTGGAGGCTGAAGCATCCCTGACGCTGCCCAACCGCGGCCTGTGCTTCGCTCAGCACCTTCTCCACGTACTGCAAGCACAGTACGCTGCGGCGTGCCAGGACctgctgcgggcagcagccactGCGCCCATGCATG GAGCCATCACAGCCCTGCGGAGATGTCTGCTCCAGGTGCCGGAGGTGGCCGCCTCAATGCGAGCAGCAGAGttggcacagagctggcaggagTTCCTCACCCGCCTTGTGACCACAGCAAGAGACATCACCTCCCTCCTCCTGGGcgctctgcagagccagcaagGCCCCGGTGCCAATGAGCAAG CTGCTGCCCCATCATTCGCAGACATGGGGAACGCCATCGGCTCCCTCATCGCACTGGGGAAAGGCCAGggacaggaggaagaggaggacgaCTCAGTCCTGCTGTCGGAAGAGCACAGCCTGATCCTgacctgctgctgggtgtcagtgAAG GAGATAGGGCTGCTCCTGGGGGGcctggctgagctgctgctggaccCGGCGCTGCCCAGCGGATCGGAGTCGCTCCTGCCGCTCCCCACCTTGCAGGTGGCCGCAAGGGTGTTCCAGGAGATCCTGCTGCGGTGCCGGCACTGG GGCGCAGTGGAGGGCTGCAGCATGGGCTTCACCAAGTTTTGTGCTGCTCTGCTGAACCACCcagacacagagctgcaggcCATCCCACAGACCATGCTGGAACAG GGCTTAGAAGCGCTGAGCGGACCCCGGAGCAGCTCGATCACACGCCGTGCTGCCGGCTTCCCCATGCTCTTCCTCTGCATTGTCAGTGGGGAGGACCCGGCACAGGCACGGCCGCTGCTGGCCCGCTGCATCCACGCGCTGCTGGCCTTGGCCACCACAGCCCTGCCGCAGGACTGGGACCAGACCCTTGACCTCCCGCAG GTGTGTGCCCTCCACGTGCTGCAGACGCTGGTCCGTGGCACAGGGCTGGGCAGCGCGCTGCTGCGGCACGCCACGCCGATGGTGGCCCTGGCGCTGCGGGGCTTGGCCTCGCCATGCTGGGCCATGAGGAATGCGGCCATCCAGCTCTTCA GCGCCCTCACATCCCGGCTGCTGGGCCAGCAGCGGAGCCGTGGGGAGGGCAGCCCGGCGGAGGGGGTGAGCCTGCAagccttcctggggcagcaccCCCAGCTGGGCACTGTGCTGCTGGGTGAGCTGGGAGCAGCCACAGAGCCCATGCCAAgggggccctgcctgcaccccgcaCTCCATGCCGTCCTCACCCTCCTGGCCCAGCTGCAGCCCGGCCCTGATGGCCCTGACAG GCCCTCCGCTCCATTCCTGGAGCCACTGCTGGGACTGGCAGGGAGTCCCATCTATGCTGTGCGAGCGATGGCTGCCAAGGCGCTGGTGCCAGTCGTCCCACTGCCCCAGCGCCAGGGAGTCCTCCTGCAGctgtcccagcagctccccaccGCACCCGGACAGGTCCGCTCGCACAACGCCGTCCACGGACACCTGCTGCAGCTGCGGGCGCTGCTGgactgccccccaggctctgatGG GCTGTCGGCTGAGGCGCTGCGCCCCGTGGCTCTGCAGCTGGAGACGCGGGgctggctgctcacccctgcccagCGCTGCCCGCTCGTCCGCGCCGCCTTCCTCCAGGTCCTCGCCCTCCTGCCCGCATCCTTCAGCCCCAGCTTCACCCAGACCATCCACGATGCCATCAGTGCTGAGCTGGGCAGCCTCGCACCAGAAGCAAAGCTGGGATGCTCCGAGCCGCAG gtGGGCTTGGCCGTTCTTCACCAAACCATGGCCCGTTTTGTGTGCAGTCAGGCAGCCGGGCTAGCGGGTGCTGAGCGGATCAGCGCCGTCTGCTCGCTCCTCCGGCAGCCAAACCCTGATGTCCAGCTTGCCGTCCTGAGCTGGGTGATCACCAGGGAGGGAGAAACAtgtgaggagctggagaaggCTCTCAGGCTGACATTGCTG GAGAGCTTGGGGTCGGTGCTGCGAGAGAGGAGGGACAAAGAATTCCTGAGATTGTACCTTGAGGCTTTGCTGCATCTTTACAGAGACCCTTCATCGTGGTCCCAGGAAGCTTCCCGCAAGCTCCAGGGCTCCTCGGCAGCATGTctggagatgctgctgcacaTGGTGGAGGCTGAATGTCCTGGCCCTGACCTCCTCTTCCAAGCGCTGTGTGCCACCAGCCTGCTGCTCACCCACTG GTTTGAGGATGAGGACAGCACCCTGGTTGAGCGATGGTGCAGGGCGCTGGAGGAGTGCAGCCGCTCTGCTTCGTCCGAACTGGTGCGGCTGGCGGCTGCCCGCTCCCTGCAGACAGCGGGTGCCGATGTGGTGCAGCGATCCTTGCACAATACCCGTCCCTCGCTCGTCCCCGTGGCTCTGCG gcTGATAAACGTGGGCATTCACCTTTTGCAAGACGAGGAGCGGGAAGTCCGGCACGAAGCCTCGGGTTTTGCCAGCCTCCTGCGGCAGGACCCCAGCAAGCCGTTCCAGAACAGCTGCGTCTTCGTTCAGGACAATGTCGGACTCCTgggcctcctgcagctcctcctggGAGAGTTTGGGGACCACCCCAAAACTTTTGACTTGCTGCTGCAGCATCTCCCCATCCTAGATCTCAGGGGCATCGTGGAAGAGCTGGAGGCCAACAA AGCCACCAGCTTGTACAAGGAGGATGAACCCAACGTTTTTGCGGAGCCAGCCATCCTAgcgcagcagctgctccctgtcctgctgcagctcctAGAGAGGGCACCCAGCAGCAGTTCGCTCCGTGCCTCGGCTCTGCGCTGGCTGGCAGCCGCGGGCCCTGGCGTCCTGCGTGACCTGCAGTACTGCAAGCATAGCTGGAGCCAAG GGGCTGCTGCCCGTGAGGGGATGAAGGCGCTGGGCTGTGCCAAGCTGCACGTGGCAGTGGCTGCGCTGCTGGCAAGGGCCCGGCTGGTGGCACGGgcgctgtgggtgctgggggacagTGCTGCCgccgtgccagggctgggttgtggtgcccaggagctggagcaggagctggtgaTGGCGCAGGGGCTGCTGGCTCAGCATGGGCTGGCCCCAGCGCCAAGCCAGAGCCATGTGCCGGAGGAGCCGGGACCACCGGGACTACTGTCTGGGGCTGCCTGA
- the ESS2 gene encoding splicing factor ESS-2 homolog gives MEAAATPAAPAASSGALVPAAAAGTAVITGKEATPPAPRRTKKILDEEAYIEGLEKIIQRDFFPDVEKLRAQKEYLEAEENGDLEKMRQIAIKFGSSLGKSSRDTPVPYVTPATFETPEVHPGGLPPGNKSKAGIKSAEEGDAEKDDKDALPNLDSFLAKHTSEDNASFEQIMEVAKEKEKVKHAWLYSAEEEYAQRRSENLALPSAEQQALENVKAGLETWEYTARNTLMYYPTGVPDKDDVFKKPREVVHRNTRFVKDPFCQAVSQSQLQQAAALNAQYKQGKVGPDGKELIPQESPKVNGYGFVATPSPAPGVNESPFMTWGEIESTPLRIEGSETPYVERTPGPAFKILEPGRRERLGLKMANEVAAKNRAKKQEALRKVTENLASLTPKGLSPAMSPALQRLVNRTASKYTDKALRASYTPSPAHTGTPGYKTPASGPHTPTGTPQSRTVSQTPVSQDTTSITDNLLQLPKRRKASDFF, from the exons ATGGAGGCGGCGGCGACTCCGGCGGCTCCGGCCGCATCCTCCGGCGCCCTGGTCCCCGCTGCCGCCGCGGGCACCGCCGTGATCACGGGGAAGGAGGCGACTCCGCCGGCCCCGAGGCGCACGAAGAAGATCCTGGATGAGGAGGCCTACATCGAG GGCTTAGAGAAAATCATACAGCGAGACTTCTTTCCTGATGTGGAGAAGTTGCGGGCGCAGAAGGAATATCTGGAGGCTGAAGAAAACGGTGACTTGGAGAAAATGAGACAAATTGCTATCAAGTTTGGCTCATCCTTGGGCAAATCGTCGAGGGACACACCTGTACCAT ATGTCACTCCAGCCACGTTTGAAACCCCAGAAGTGCATCCGGGTGGTCTTCCACCGGGGAATAAATCCAAAGCTGGCATCAAATCTGCAGAGGAAG GAGATGCAGAAAAAGATGATAAAGATGCGCTCCCCAATCTGGACAGCTTCTTGGCAAAACACACGAGTGAAGATAACGCTTCGTTTGAGCAGATCATGGAAGTGgccaaagagaaggagaaggtgaaGCACGCCTGGCTGTACAGTGCAGAGGAGGAGTACGCACAG CGACGCAGTGAGAACTTGGCACTTCCTTCAGCAGAGCAGCAGGCTCTGGAGAATGTGAAAGCTGGGCTGGAGACCTGGGAGTACACGGCTCGAAACACCCTCATGTATTATCCCACAG GTGTACCTGACAAGGATGATGTATTTAAGAAGCCCAGGGAAGTTGTCCATCGAAACACTCGTTTTGTGAAGGACCCTTTTTGCCAAGCTGTGAGCCAGTCGCAGCTCCAACAAGCTGCAGCCCTCAATGCTCAG TACAAACAGGGCAAAGTAGGACCAGATGGGAAAGAACTGATACCCCAAGAGTCTCCAAAAGTGAATGGATATGGATTTGTGGCTACCCCCTCTCCTGCCCCTG GTGTGAACGAGTCTCCTTTTATGACATGGGGTGAAATTGAAAGTACTCCTTTGCGTATAGAAGGGTCAGAAACGCCGTATGTGGAGAGAACACCTGGACCAGCCTTCAAG ATCCTGGAGCCTGGGCGCCGTGAGAGGTTAGGACTCAAGATGGCCAATGAAGTGGCAGCTAAAAACCGAGCAAAGAAGCAGGAGGCTCTTCGAAAAGTGACAGAAAACTTGGCCAG CCTCACACCAAAAGGACTAAGCCCAGCAATGTCACCAGCTTTGCAAAGACTGGTAAACAGGACTGCAAGTAAATACACTGACAAAGCCCTGCGAGCCAGCTATACTCCTTCCCCAGCTCACACGGGAACTCCTGGTTACAAGACCCCAGCAAGTGGGCCTCACACACCCACAGGCACCCCACAATCTAGGACAGTGTCTCAGACACCGGTCTCTCAGGATACTACATCGATCACAGACAATTTACTGCAGCTTCCTAAAAGAAGGAAGGCATCTGATTTCTTCTGA